The Saccharomyces paradoxus chromosome XV, complete sequence DNA window TGTGCTGAAAACACttctcaatattttttaatcaCTCCAAAATTATTGACCGGCTTGCATTATCATGAGAAGATGAGAATACACTGTGTCATGGCCGGCTCTTGGATTCCAAACCCTTCTGATGATCCGAGGATGATACATTTCGGCGAAACTTCTAACTATTCGTTTGATTAGACCTTTTATTATTGCatataaatatacatatatagatgtaaatatttttattaacCAAGACGCTTGGCGTAACCTCAAAAAACGGCTTATAATGGCTCCTGTCTTATCCCATAAATGAAAACCTCCACTAAATAAACAATTAATTCAATGGGGCGCGCTTAAGAAAAGTTGCATTAAGTAATTTTTAGTCTCTCATCACGAGACATTAAAGCAAGCCAATAGgtatatgaaaaaaatctaatCTGGTGCGGAAGAACTCTGGAGCAACGATATGATCCTGTTGAAAATTCCGACACGGTCTTATTGTTcaccttcaaaaataacaaagGGCATGGGCCTATCCccattgaagaaatccctattatccaaaaaaataaaggaaaacattCATCCTTCTTTACCTGTTAGAACTAGGTTTGCGCCCTCACCAACTGGATTTTTACACTTGGGGTCACTGAGAACAGCCCTTTACAATTATCTGCTGGCAAGAAATACCAATGGGCAGTTTTTGCTTCGTTTGGAGGATACAGACCAGAAGAGGCTAGTAGATGGAGCAGAAGAAAACATTTAcgatattttgaaatggTGTAACATAAACTACGACGAAACCCCCGTAAAGCAGAGCGAGAGGAAACTGATATATGACAAGTATGTGAAAATACTACTATCTTCTGGGATGGCGTATAGatgtttttgttcaaaGGAGCGATTGAATGATTTGAGGCGTTCGGCAATGGAATTGAAACCTCCATCGATGGCAAGCTATGATCGATGTTGTGCGCATCTAGGGGAAGAAGAAGTGAATCTTAAGCTAGCTCAAGGAAAGCCCTTCACTGTACGGTTTAAATCGCCGGAACGATATCCAATATTTACTGATCTTTTACATGGAGAAATCAATATTCAACCGCAAGTGAACTTCAATGATAAACGGTACGACGATCTTATTCTTGTTAAGTCTGATAAGTTACCAACCTATCATCTAGCAAATGTTGTAGATGACCATTTGATGGGGATAACCCATGTTATAAGAGGTGAGGAATGGCTACCTTCTACGCCTAAACATATCGCCTTATATGATGCATTTGGGTGGGTTTGTCCAAAGTTTATCCACATTCCCTTATTGACAACTGTTGGTGATAAGAAACTgagtaaaagaaaaggtgATATGTCTATCttggatttgaaaaagcaaggAGTTTTGCCGGAGGCCTTGATTAACTTTTGTGCGCTATTTGGTTGGTCTCCTCCAAGAGATCTGGCTTCGAAAAAGCACGAGTGTTTTTCAATGGAGGAATTGGAGAATCTTTTTAATCTGGATGGTTTGACGAAGGGAAATGCCAAAgttgatgataaaaaacTGTGGTTCTTCAATAAGcattttttgcaaaaaagaatatctAATCCTTCGACTTTGAGGAAACTTGTTGACGAAATTATGCCTGCTTTGGAATCCAGATATAACACATCTACCATTAGCCgtgaaaaaatagcaaaaaTTTTACTGAATTGTGGCAGTTGTCTACCCAAGATTAACGATTTTTCTGGTGagttttattatttttttgacaaGCCCAAGTACGATGATAATGATGCTGTCGCGAAATTTCTAAGCAAGAACGAAAGCCCCCACATTGCTAGgttattaaagaaatttggaCAGTTTCAAGAAGGCACTAATGCTCAAGACGTGGAATCTATGGTGGAAACGATGTATTATGAGGGTGGTTTCCCTAGAAAAGTCACGTACCAGGCAATAAGGTTTGCCCTTGCAGGATGCCATCCAGGTGCCAAAATAGCAGCCATGATAGATATTCTGGGCATCAAGGAGAGTAACAAAAGGCTATCCGAAGGTTTGGAGTTCTtgcaaaggaaaaaataataatttagATACAATAGAGTCATGTAAATACGTCATATACATATTTTAATTAATAACTATTGTTCGCGTTTACTTTGTCATTATAATTGAATTCAATTGAGTTTAATTGAGTTtaattgaattttcttaaaGAAGCCGACCGAACGTTCTGGAAGAGCTATACAGGAACCGGATACTAAAAGCGAAATTTAAGGATAAAAGGAGGGATCTACATTCCATTTAAAATAGGTCAAATTGTCTCCCTTAAGGTATAGAAACGAAAACAACGAGTTTAATAAATTTGAGAGTTTGAAAATTGACGAGAAATATTTGAGTGAGAGAGAATAAAGGAATGTTTGCTGCAATTGCTTCAGGAAATCCATTACAACTGTCAGTAGAAGTCCCCAATTCGAATGGGTTACAGCATACAATTGTCCTTTCTCGAACGAAACCTAAATTATATTCGCATATAACACTGTTTATATTACCTAATGTCACCTTTCCCCAGGATTATATAGCTACAGTTTACTTCAAACTCAGTCCTCAGGAAGAGTTCAAATTATTTGGTTACCTAAGCGGTGAGAAACCTAGTGCCATATTCAAAGTGCAGATACCGAGCTCGAAGAAAGAGACTGCGGATACTGGTGATGGATTAGGTGAGATAGACATGGATGTAGATGACGGTTCAGGAGCCAATGACTCGTTTACTGACACAAATGGAAGTAGTAGTAACAACATATCAGAATTAATTATCGGTATTTCCATTGAGCCTCGAGAACAAGGAATGATGAAACTAGAGGAGTGGAGGGCCAGCATGAATGCGGAAGCACAAAAGAACAGCTCATTGGTCTTGTCAAGACCTAACCTGGGAATAATTAGGAATATTACCACAGCGGGGCAGTTGGCACAAGTTTACCCTTCATTGACACAAGAATTGGCCGCGAAAATCGTACAGCATGCATATAATTATTTATCTGGGTTCTTAGATGCTCAGGGAAACGTGCCCATCAAGAGGTTTGATACATGGTGGGACAAATTTAGAAATAGACTGGCTAACGATGGGACTTTCTTGGATGAAGTAACTAAAAATTAGACGCGGATATATATACTCAATTAGATTCACGAAATATtgatttaaaaaattattattaacaTTAAACTATATATGCAATGACAGTGAAAATCATAGTTCATctctgaaatttttgattctgTGAGCCATGGGGTTGCCAAAAATTAAGTGTCTGCTGTCGATGAGTTTCTTATCGAATGAATCTTGTTCAGTATCTCTGTCTTGGAGCCCGTTGTCCAAGTTAGATTGCCTGGCTTCACATTGTTGCGCTAACCAATTCAAAAAACCTTTGTTGATAGTGATATcgtttttgaaagttttcttcaagttgTAAAGGGTGTCAAAAAACGTTCTTGTATGTAGTTCGTCGATACTTTTGTTCTGGACCATCTCTTGGAACTCGTTTGCCCATTCTTGCAGATTTGGTGACCAATTTTCTGCATTCCTTTTGTATAAAATTAGATTTGTATCGTCATTTTCGTACATGTCAGCCTCGAAAATCTTGCTGATCAACTCCaagatttttatttgtaACTGTTTGTCCTTATTGTTTCCTTCATATACATTTCGTAAAACAACCGTAGAGTATATGGGGAAATCTTGAGACGTGACGGGCAATTCATTTAAAATAGATAAATATCTCTTTATTAAGATATTGGAGGATCTGTTGTTGGAATCATTCAGGTTTGACACGGCGGCCAttattttgcttttgaaaTTCACAAAATTCTCACTGATGAATTCGACTACAGGGGGGTTATTCCTTAAACAGCTGGTAATGACTCTGGTACTTAGTTCCCTTAACGTTAATGGTAAATTTTCATTGAGACTAACGTTGGCCAAGAGGGCAAATTCATGGGTAATAATCTTGTAGCCATGCTTGTAATCATGCGCGAATTCCATTATTCTATCAAACTTATCCTCCAATATGGAAATGTCATGTGAAGATAAAGTTGGGTGAGAATCTATGATGTTCCTCATCTCTTTGAAATCGCTGGAAAATTCGTAGTCATCAGGCGATGCTTTCGTGTCCTCCGAGGAAATAACTAATTCATGGCTATCATTATTGTTGAcactttcttcatcatttagTTTTGCCTCTTTTAGACCAGTTTCCATGTTAATTCTTATATTCAAGCCGCCAGGTAGTTCTTGTCCTGGCAATATGGGCTGCCAATCGTGTCCTGGCTCAAATAACTTAGGATAGCAGCGACCGTTAACGCAGATCGAATTACCTGAAATTTCCAGGTCTTGAATATCGTCTGCAGACATAATTTGGCCTCCAGATGGCACTGAGGGTATAGGTAAATGCGATATTGTACTCGCTACTACTTTCAAAGACAGGGCGGTCAAAATTATGGGAAGAATCCGGACCATACTAAGCTTGCTTTCTTAGAAGTGATATTAAATGTCGAGGACTCCTAACTATGCGAAAAATGGTCTATTATAGGTGCCAATATGTGCTCTGTCATCTACGTGGCCTTTTCACACAGCCTGGTCTTTCTTAATCATCACGCTCCGTTACCCGAAATCTAATCTCGTGTTTTAGCTTGGATCTGCCGACGTTACTTCTAACGTCCACAATACCTCATCCGCTAATTACATTGTAAGCTAGTTATGGCCTTGAAACCTGCAGATGTATCATCCATTACATTCTTGCTGCCACTACTTGGCCGCTGTGTATTTAACAAGAAATATACTATGCGTTTATGTAACGAGCTTTTGTAAGCATCCTTAGTAGTTCCTTTCCTAAGCTGGCAGCACACCAACCCCTCCACACCTCAACATTGCTGTCTTTTCCTCGTTGTTTCTCTATCTTATCGTCTTCTGTGtctttgctttcttttgttcaCAATTTCTcgaggaaaaaaaactccgcaggaaatttttcacttttgtTTTGCTTATACTATAAATAGGCAGGTCCCTGAACTGATCTGTTGACAGTGTTGCATTTCGTATATAAAAGTAAACATTGGGCTGTAACAAACATATTATATATCACTCGCTACACACACAGCTCTCAATAGCCATGTTACTACGTTCTCTTACAAGTGCCTTCGTTTTGAGTGCTGGTTTGGCTCAGGCTGCTAGCGGCAGCAACATTTCTACACCCTCCATTGAAGTCAAAGGCAATGCATTTTTTAATTCGGAGTCTGGTGAAAGATTTTATATCCGTGGTGTCGACTACCAGCCTGGTGGTTCTTCTAACTTAACTGATCCCTTAGCAGACGCTTCTATCTGTGATAGAGACATCCCCGTTCTAAAGGATCTAGGGATAAATACTGTCAGAGTTTATACGGTGGACAACTCGCAAGATCATTCTCATTGTATGAAATTGTTGCAGGAAAACGGTATATACTTGATCCTGGATGTCAACACACCCACTAGTGCTATTTCTCGTTACGATCCAGCTTGCTCCTATAACGCAGACTACTTACAAAGCGTATTTGCCTCGATTGATGCCTTTGCTGATTACGACAACGTTCTAGGGTTCTTTGCCGGTAACGAAGTCATCAATAGCGTTAATACTACCAATACTGCTACTTACGTCAAGGCGGTCGTCAGAGATATGAAGAAATACATCAAGGCTAGAAAATACAGACAAATTCCTGTAGGTTATTCAGCTGCTGATATCGTCGCTAACAGACAATTGGCTGCTGAATATTTCAACTGCGGTGATGATTCTGATGCTAGAATCGACATGTTTGGTGTTAATGACTATTCTTGGTGTGGCGAATCCTCATTTGTGGTATCGGGCTATTCTACCAAGATGAAGTTATATCAAGATTACTCTGTTCCTGTTTTCTTAAGTGAATTTGGTTGTAACCAAGTCAAGAGTTCTCGTCCTTTCACAGAAATTGAAGCTATCTACTCTACTCAAATGTCTTCTGTGTTCTCTGGTGGACTAGTCTACGAATATTCCAACGAAACTAACAATTATGGGCTGGTTCAAATTGATGGAGACAAAGTCACCAAGCTaacagattttgaaaacttgaaaaacgAATACAGTAAAGTCTCCAACCCACAAGGTGATGGTGGTTACAGTACTTCCAACAACTATTCTACATGTCCTGACTACCAAAAGGGTGTCTGGGAAGCTAATAATACTTTGCCTGCTATGCCAAGTGCTGCTTCTGCTTACTTCACGTCTGGAGCAGGTTCTCCTATGGGAACCGGCATTGCCACGCAACAAAGCTGTGATTCTAAGGACGACGACGACGAAGAAGACGACGAAgactcttcttcttcttctgcctcttcttcttctgcttcctcatcatcttcctcttctgcttcttcatcttccgAATCATCATCCTCAACTTCAAAGGCGTCCTCCTCTTCCGCTTCCGCTAGCGAAACTAGCTTGGTAAAATCCGCCGCATCTGCTACTTCGTCCAGCCAATCGTCTTCGAAATCAAAAGGTGCTGCCGGGATTATCGAAATTCCTTTGATTTTCCGTGCTTTGGCTGAACTTTATAACTTGGTTTTATGAGTTTTTATCTCCTTTCTTTACCAAACAGTTTTTAATTATTCAGCAAACGCTGCTTACTTTTTAGGTTCTTAAGATAAAAAACAtcattaatattattattaaaaaatttatatatatttatatatacctATATGCACTATTTATGCTTccacttttcttttttctctttctttcagAGCGTATCACTCCAAGACGTTTTTATCCATCTTGTGTAATGCATCCTTGATGCTTTGCAATTCTACTTTCTGCCCGCGAACATTCAATCCAGATGCAAGGTTCTCTAACGCTGATGAAACCGAAGCTGAATCTTCAGTATTAAGTTGTTCTTGGatgcttttatttttctgcATATGTTGACGGATTTTTTGGTATGTGTAACTGATCGGCAGATACTTCTTTGTATCGGAAGCCGCATTCGTTGGTGCATTCTTGCAGGAGCATATTTCGGGCAGCTTAATTGAATTGTAATTCACGTCAGATTGTTGTTCATTTAGATCCGCTGACAACGCACTGTTGGAAGGGAAGGAGCTTGAACTACGTTTATTCGAAAGTGATTGGCAAAAATTCTTACTATGGGGGTCGGATCTACATTGTTTACAGCTTCCAGGTATCCATGATCCATCCTCTCTAGTGATGGGTTTATTGTCACTGTCTTCGATTTCTTTGTCCCCACAGCATTTCgatatctttttcttgctaTCAGGTCCTACTTTCTTATCTGCACAGCAACCGGGGATGAGGGGTGGTGTTATGTTATTCTTTTGGCTGCAACATGTTATCGGTTTCATGGCATCTTTATTCCCGCAACATTTGAGTTTTTTATTGCCGCTACCTACATACACATTGTTACTGCTGCTGCATGAAGACAGAGGTGAATTTGCATGGTCATCTAGGGATGAATTCGTTGAACTAAACTGTCTGCCGCTCAGATATTGATAATCGTTGGCTATATCAATCTCAGATAAAGATTGGTCCGTTAATAACGTGGGCATATGAGATGTTGACAAAGATCCTTCAactttcctctttttcaGATTGACAGCGCCCATTGGTTTAAAGTTTTCCACCATTTCTAATATCGAAATAGGATTGTCCGGCTGGTTCTCTGGCTGTTGCTGAAATGGAGTATTGACAATCAAAGGCAAggcttttttcaattcattgTTCAATGCCATTGATTTTTGTAAGTTTTCCTTTGTGTCGGAAAACTCAGATTCCAGCCgtttatatttcttttgccAATCATCAACCAAGTTGTGTAGCACCTCgacctttttttccagcaCCTGGATCCTTGTTGTTCTGCGTTCCCTATACGCCCTTTGAGCATCTCTATTTTGCCTCCTTCGTTTTTCCACGCTATCGACACCGTTTTCATCACCACTTTCGTTgccttcatcatcagattTTCCTAGGTGACTATTTGCATCTTCGTTCCCATTATCTTTTGTAGTCATTTGGTCATTCTGATTGGAAGCTGGAGCCTTCTTTATCTTAGATGAAGCATTATTGTTAGCTGATGCATCTCCACGTTTTGGTTTTGGTTTGCGACCCGGTTTTAGCCGCTGTGGCAACTCCCAATTCCTAGACAACTTAACAGCTGGCGATCCTGATGTACTTATACTAACATCCGGTGAGGATGGAGGTGGAGACGTCGAAGATGTGGAGCCCTGTCTATGCCCTAATTTAAAGCATTTGGGTTTTACGCTAACTGCTACTACAGACCTTCGTTGACCCATGTTCCATTGAAAGCGTAtagaaatgataaaatctGTGTTCTTGTATGTTCTCCAATTGGTGATCTACTTGATAACGGCtcaacaaaagaagaagggcaaatttcaaaagaaaaataaaagattatTGATACTATCCTTGAGTGAAGTTCAAGCCTCTTACGACGTTGTGCACAGATTGGAGTACAAATGGAAATGAGGAATATTCAACAACGGCGCTTGCTTTCTCAGTGGGGCGACGGACTTTCTCTCTTACGctttttgctttctccATATGTTACTAATTTTTCTCGAGCAGCTTCAATGCGTGCATAGccgatgaaaaaaaatcgccGATATATGAAATTCCAGCTCATAAGGTGCTGATTAAGGAGTCATAAGTGAAAGGACCCTCGTGGCCTtcacaaaaaaagacaatttgctcttttataaaaaaaataaaggcGATAATTTAGATAGGTTGTCTATTATATACATGCATAATAATTTAGTTTTGAAGGGTCGCCGATTGTGCCATCACGTATGTTTTTCTTAGATCTTCTGGCCTTGTTGCTAAAGAGAAACCGATCGGTAGAGGTGTcacaattttctttctttctacagtttttttacttttcgTTGAGGCTATGATCTAgtattaatttttcttgatgacAGAAGTCTTCGCAGCTTGGTCGGCCGGAATAGGAGGTACAGATTTAgcttcttcctcctcatcTAGGTTGATATCGTCGGAGACGTGCTCTCTTGAAGCTCTTTGCTTagcttcctcttcttccttctttatTAGTTCTTCTTGCTCCTTCAAAACATTCAATTTGAACTCGTTATCATCAGAGgtcttcttctcttcaGCTTCCGCAGCTTCCTTAGATTCGGCGGCTTCCGCCTTCTCTGTTTCCTGAAGCTTTGTCTCTGTCTTAGCTGCTTCTGCACTTTCATTAACCACGACTAGCTTAGGAGTAACCACAGAAGCGGTGGTGGCTACAACAGAATCTTTTGCGGCAGCTTCTCCCTTCGGTATAGCAGTTTCCTCCGGTTTTTCATCCGTCTTTACCTTCTTTTCAGCAGCTTGCTTTTCAGCTTCAGTTTCAGCAGCGGATGATTTCGATTCAGATACATCTAATTTTGCCACGTTATAAACGGGATCTGGGATAGAACTTAGCACTTGTAATATACCATCGTAGTA harbors:
- the OPI10 gene encoding Opi10p (Protein with a possible role in phospholipid biosynthesis~similar to YOL032W), whose amino-acid sequence is MFAAIASGNPLQLSVEVPNSNGLQHTIVLSRTKPKLYSHITLFILPNVTFPQDYIATVYFKLSPQEEFKLFGYLSGEKPSAIFKVQIPSSKKETADTGDGLGEIDMDVDDGSGANDSFTDTNGSSSNNISELIIGISIEPREQGMMKLEEWRASMNAEAQKNSSLVLSRPNLGIIRNITTAGQLAQVYPSLTQELAAKIVQHAYNYLSGFLDAQGNVPIKRFDTWWDKFRNRLANDGTFLDEVTKN
- the GAS5 gene encoding 1,3-beta-glucanosyltransferase (1,3-beta-glucanosyltransferase~similar to YOL030W), which translates into the protein MLLRSLTSAFVLSAGLAQAASGSNISTPSIEVKGNAFFNSESGERFYIRGVDYQPGGSSNLTDPLADASICDRDIPVLKDLGINTVRVYTVDNSQDHSHCMKLLQENGIYLILDVNTPTSAISRYDPACSYNADYLQSVFASIDAFADYDNVLGFFAGNEVINSVNTTNTATYVKAVVRDMKKYIKARKYRQIPVGYSAADIVANRQLAAEYFNCGDDSDARIDMFGVNDYSWCGESSFVVSGYSTKMKLYQDYSVPVFLSEFGCNQVKSSRPFTEIEAIYSTQMSSVFSGGLVYEYSNETNNYGLVQIDGDKVTKLTDFENLKNEYSKVSNPQGDGGYSTSNNYSTCPDYQKGVWEANNTLPAMPSAASAYFTSGAGSPMGTGIATQQSCDSKDDDDEEDDEDSSSSSASSSSASSSSSSSASSSSESSSSTSKASSSSASASETSLVKSAASATSSSQSSSKSKGAAGIIEIPLIFRALAELYNLVL
- the SIL1 gene encoding Sil1p (Nucleotide exchange factor for the ER lumenal Hsp70 chaperone Kar2p~similar to YOL031C), whose product is MVRILPIILTALSLKVVASTISHLPIPSVPSGGQIMSADDIQDLEISGNSICVNGRCYPKLFEPGHDWQPILPGQELPGGLNIRINMETGLKEAKLNDEESVNNNDSHELVISSEDTKASPDDYEFSSDFKEMRNIIDSHPTLSSHDISILEDKFDRIMEFAHDYKHGYKIITHEFALLANVSLNENLPLTLRELSTRVITSCLRNNPPVVEFISENFVNFKSKIMAAVSNLNDSNNRSSNILIKRYLSILNELPVTSQDFPIYSTVVLRNVYEGNNKDKQLQIKILELISKIFEADMYENDDTNLILYKRNAENWSPNLQEWANEFQEMVQNKSIDELHTRTFFDTLYNLKKTFKNDITINKGFLNWLAQQCEARQSNLDNGLQDRDTEQDSFDKKLIDSRHLIFGNPMAHRIKNFRDEL
- the MSE1 gene encoding glutamate--tRNA ligase MSE1 (Mitochondrial glutamyl-tRNA synthetase~similar to YOL033W), whose translation is MILLKIPTRSYCSPSKITKGMGLSPLKKSLLSKKIKENIHPSLPVRTRFAPSPTGFLHLGSLRTALYNYLLARNTNGQFLLRLEDTDQKRLVDGAEENIYDILKWCNINYDETPVKQSERKLIYDKYVKILLSSGMAYRCFCSKERLNDLRRSAMELKPPSMASYDRCCAHLGEEEVNLKLAQGKPFTVRFKSPERYPIFTDLLHGEINIQPQVNFNDKRYDDLILVKSDKLPTYHLANVVDDHLMGITHVIRGEEWLPSTPKHIALYDAFGWVCPKFIHIPLLTTVGDKKLSKRKGDMSILDLKKQGVLPEALINFCALFGWSPPRDLASKKHECFSMEELENLFNLDGLTKGNAKVDDKKLWFFNKHFLQKRISNPSTLRKLVDEIMPALESRYNTSTISREKIAKILLNCGSCLPKINDFSGEFYYFFDKPKYDDNDAVAKFLSKNESPHIARLLKKFGQFQEGTNAQDVESMVETMYYEGGFPRKVTYQAIRFALAGCHPGAKIAAMIDILGIKESNKRLSEGLEFLQRKK